A portion of the Flavobacterium magnum genome contains these proteins:
- a CDS encoding Pycsar system effector family protein encodes MGIIEKAEQFVFALFKDKLSPAYTYHNFNHTLRVVEAVEKIAKAEKPQSEEHTALLLAAWFHDTGYTVGCDEHEQKSVTVFKDFAVKENIDENLSALTQQLILATDIRKEPQTEIEFMIRDADAAHFARKEYMSISEQLRKEWEVSSGKRFSDLEWLEGNLRMLTQKHRYYTAYAKEKWQPKKEKNISLLQQMIEDKTLDYNKKDKKKKDDSKPERGVETMFKVTLNNHTQLSQIADSKANILLSVNAIIISISLSTLIPKLDSPGNAHLVVPTFVLLLFSVISIIFAILSTRPKVTSGSFTRKEIEDKKVNLLFFGNFYKMPLDEYEWAMNEMMKDKEYLYNSMIRDLYFLGLVLNRKYKLLRITYNIFMFGIVLSVIAFVIAFQSIRA; translated from the coding sequence ATGGGCATTATAGAAAAAGCGGAACAATTTGTTTTTGCGCTATTCAAAGATAAGTTATCTCCGGCATATACTTACCATAATTTCAACCATACTTTGCGCGTGGTGGAAGCGGTAGAGAAGATTGCAAAAGCTGAAAAACCGCAGTCCGAAGAGCATACCGCCTTACTGCTGGCCGCCTGGTTTCATGACACCGGCTACACCGTTGGCTGTGATGAACACGAACAGAAAAGCGTGACCGTATTCAAGGATTTTGCCGTAAAAGAGAATATTGATGAAAACCTGTCAGCGTTAACCCAACAACTGATATTAGCCACCGATATCCGGAAAGAACCGCAAACCGAAATTGAGTTCATGATACGGGATGCCGATGCCGCGCACTTTGCCAGGAAGGAATATATGAGCATTAGTGAGCAGCTCCGGAAGGAATGGGAAGTGAGTTCAGGCAAAAGATTTTCCGATCTTGAATGGCTCGAAGGCAACCTCCGGATGCTGACTCAAAAGCACCGGTATTATACCGCCTACGCCAAAGAAAAATGGCAGCCCAAAAAAGAAAAAAACATTAGCCTTTTACAGCAGATGATTGAAGATAAAACACTGGATTATAACAAGAAAGACAAAAAGAAAAAAGACGATTCAAAACCGGAGCGCGGGGTGGAGACGATGTTTAAGGTGACGCTCAATAACCATACGCAACTGAGCCAGATTGCTGACAGCAAAGCGAATATCCTGTTGTCGGTAAATGCGATCATTATTTCCATCTCGCTTTCGACCCTGATCCCAAAACTGGATAGCCCCGGCAACGCGCACCTGGTAGTGCCAACGTTTGTGCTGCTGCTGTTCAGCGTTATTTCAATCATCTTCGCAATCCTGTCCACGCGACCGAAAGTCACCTCGGGATCGTTTACGCGCAAAGAAATCGAGGACAAAAAGGTAAACCTGCTGTTTTTCGGGAATTTCTATAAAATGCCGCTCGACGAGTACGAATGGGCAATGAATGAAATGATGAAAGACAAGGAGTATTTGTACAACAGCATGATCCGTGACCTGTATTTCCTTGGACTGGTACTCAACCGAAAATACAAGCTGCTGCGCATTACGTACAACATTTTTATGTTTGGGATTGTGCTATCTGTTATCGCCTTTGTGATTGCTTTCCAGTCGATCCGCGCTTAA
- the holA gene encoding DNA polymerase III subunit delta, with amino-acid sequence MDEVVKIVNDIKAGNIKPIYFLMGEEPYYIDKLSDYIEENVLSEEEKGFNQSVLYGRDVSMEDIIGSAKRYPMMAEKQVVIVKEAQELTKTIDRLEGYADNPMPSTVLVFCYKYKTLDKRKKVTKLLEKNGLVYESKKLYENQVGQWITRVLQGKGYTMEPKANAMLVEFLGTDLSKISNELDKLQIILPKGTTISAKHIEENIGFSKDYNVFELRKAIGDKNQVKAYQIAHYFAENPKDNPMVVTTSLVFGFFVNLLQYHGLKDRNPKNVASVLKVNPYFLKDYDIALKNYPMRKVSAIVAALREIDMKSKGVGANSLSNSDLLKEMLVHIFN; translated from the coding sequence ATGGATGAAGTCGTAAAAATCGTAAATGATATCAAGGCCGGAAATATCAAGCCCATCTATTTCCTGATGGGGGAGGAACCGTATTATATCGATAAGCTATCCGATTATATTGAGGAAAATGTGCTTTCCGAAGAGGAAAAAGGCTTCAATCAGTCTGTTTTGTATGGTCGCGATGTGAGTATGGAAGACATTATCGGGTCGGCAAAAAGGTATCCGATGATGGCCGAAAAGCAGGTTGTGATTGTCAAGGAAGCCCAGGAACTAACCAAGACCATCGACAGGCTCGAGGGTTACGCGGACAATCCGATGCCGTCAACCGTGCTGGTTTTCTGCTATAAATACAAGACCCTAGACAAGCGCAAGAAAGTGACCAAGCTGCTCGAGAAAAACGGGTTGGTTTACGAAAGCAAGAAGCTCTATGAGAACCAGGTAGGGCAGTGGATCACGAGGGTTTTGCAGGGCAAGGGATACACTATGGAACCGAAGGCCAATGCGATGCTCGTGGAATTTCTTGGAACCGACCTGAGTAAAATCAGCAATGAACTGGACAAACTCCAGATTATTCTGCCCAAGGGCACCACCATCAGCGCGAAGCACATCGAGGAAAACATCGGTTTCAGCAAGGATTATAACGTATTTGAGCTGCGGAAAGCCATCGGCGATAAAAATCAGGTGAAAGCCTACCAGATCGCGCATTATTTTGCAGAAAATCCGAAGGACAATCCGATGGTCGTCACCACCAGCCTTGTGTTTGGGTTTTTTGTGAACCTGCTGCAGTACCACGGACTGAAAGACCGCAACCCGAAGAATGTCGCTTCAGTGCTGAAGGTCAACCCGTATTTCCTGAAGGACTATGACATCGCATTGAAAAATTATCCAATGAGGAAAGTCAGTGCCATCGTGGCGGCTTTACGCGAAATCGACATGAAAAGCAAGGGCGTCGGCGCGAACTCACTTTCCAATTCGGATTTACTGAAGGAAATGCTGGTGCATATTTTTAATTGA
- a CDS encoding GAF domain-containing protein → MILEKAIDNPFEVQISFHKLLENLEAIAAADVDYRAHYAKGLLEAVAAVPELRDGIRDFSTIKFHTELIRNLLADLFPTALTNNEIKAITIPFHNITFNYSTRFQQILNNAGPDFDMEIRDFTDDSFYVMSCCMILNGYYGYNFDFSKPFFYDIPDAAGIMRHYRILYNADFIEIFPTEKSLPISAEEVDLLIDNFDNVALWKEKFPSKSWIMRGFGIMTLYDATVESAVSNLKTNLLTPKNEADKEDIRESFQSIFRSIFRFSDLRIGYSSIDPMTNQFTVSPFEKDITSFLTCDEGGSDCDYFFCHTSMPELIKESKYFVISDVAQFSKDHPESKLAAKLLQQHIHSAIFAPVVKNGTLLGIVELVSEKTKQLNTINSNKLDIVMPYLVDTIDRYYSEINNQVEALIQKEYTTIHPSVYWKFREEAHSHLNDASSLHEIVFNDVYPLFGQIDIKGSSDRRNATTKEDIIQQVSSLKSIFESINEGNKLPIFEQKIFELEQYLVTLKDAIKADSEHIIQNYIRSEIHPVLKRHQPERPETKALMERYFDTLDRSSDTVYAARKKYDATVSIINKKMADILDKSQVDAQRYYPHYYERFKTDGVEHNLYIGNSITNEPQFDFLYLYNLRLWQLQVMCEMENQYHLLQPSLPYPMEVASLILVINLPITIRFRMDEKRFDVDGSYNARYEVIKKRIDKAFIKGSTERITQEGRITIVYAQQEEEQEYKRYIAFLQHKKRLGPKVEFFEIEDLQGVSGLKGIRVEVLYDETGQKLYSYNELLKEIES, encoded by the coding sequence ATGATTCTCGAAAAAGCCATTGACAACCCTTTTGAAGTCCAGATTTCGTTTCACAAGCTGCTTGAAAACCTCGAGGCCATCGCTGCCGCAGACGTCGATTACAGGGCGCATTACGCAAAAGGTCTTCTTGAGGCCGTTGCAGCCGTGCCCGAATTGCGCGACGGCATTCGGGATTTCTCGACAATCAAATTCCACACCGAACTCATCAGGAACCTGCTGGCCGATTTATTCCCGACGGCACTGACCAACAATGAGATCAAGGCAATCACCATCCCGTTCCACAACATTACGTTCAATTACTCGACGCGTTTCCAGCAGATCCTGAACAATGCCGGACCTGATTTCGATATGGAGATCCGTGACTTTACCGACGACAGCTTTTACGTCATGAGCTGTTGTATGATCCTCAATGGGTATTATGGGTACAATTTCGATTTCAGCAAACCGTTTTTTTATGATATTCCGGATGCGGCAGGCATCATGCGCCACTACCGGATTTTATACAATGCCGATTTCATCGAGATTTTCCCTACCGAAAAATCGCTGCCCATCAGCGCTGAAGAAGTCGATTTGTTGATTGACAATTTTGATAATGTGGCTTTGTGGAAAGAAAAGTTCCCGTCCAAAAGCTGGATTATGCGCGGATTTGGGATCATGACCCTATACGATGCCACGGTTGAAAGCGCGGTTTCCAACCTCAAGACAAACCTGCTGACACCGAAAAACGAAGCCGATAAGGAGGACATACGCGAAAGCTTCCAGAGCATTTTCCGTTCGATATTCCGGTTCAGCGACCTCCGGATCGGGTACAGCTCGATTGACCCGATGACGAACCAGTTTACGGTGTCTCCGTTTGAAAAAGACATTACGAGTTTCCTGACCTGTGACGAGGGTGGTTCCGACTGTGATTATTTTTTCTGCCATACCTCAATGCCGGAACTGATCAAGGAGAGTAAGTATTTCGTGATTTCGGATGTCGCCCAATTCAGCAAAGACCATCCTGAAAGCAAACTGGCTGCAAAATTACTGCAGCAGCACATACATTCCGCTATTTTTGCACCGGTCGTGAAGAACGGTACCCTGCTTGGGATTGTCGAATTGGTTTCGGAAAAGACAAAACAGCTGAACACCATCAATTCCAATAAGCTTGATATCGTGATGCCCTACCTTGTCGATACCATTGACCGGTACTACTCGGAAATCAACAACCAGGTCGAGGCCCTGATCCAGAAAGAATATACGACAATCCACCCGAGCGTCTATTGGAAATTCCGCGAGGAAGCGCACAGCCACCTGAACGACGCCTCATCGCTGCACGAAATCGTTTTTAATGATGTCTATCCGCTGTTTGGACAGATTGACATCAAAGGTTCGTCAGACCGCAGGAATGCTACGACAAAAGAGGACATCATCCAGCAGGTAAGTTCGCTGAAATCGATTTTTGAAAGCATCAACGAGGGCAATAAGCTGCCAATCTTCGAACAGAAGATCTTTGAGCTGGAGCAGTACCTCGTGACGTTGAAAGACGCCATCAAGGCCGATTCCGAGCACATCATCCAGAACTACATCCGCAGTGAGATCCATCCGGTACTCAAGCGTCATCAGCCGGAACGTCCCGAAACCAAGGCATTGATGGAGCGCTATTTTGACACGCTCGACCGCAGCTCGGACACTGTCTACGCGGCGCGTAAGAAATATGATGCGACGGTGTCGATCATCAATAAGAAAATGGCTGACATCCTCGACAAAAGCCAGGTCGACGCACAGCGATATTATCCGCACTACTATGAACGCTTCAAGACCGATGGTGTGGAGCACAACCTGTATATCGGGAATTCGATTACCAATGAGCCGCAGTTCGATTTCCTGTACCTGTACAACTTACGTCTGTGGCAATTGCAGGTGATGTGCGAAATGGAAAATCAATACCACCTTTTGCAGCCGTCGTTGCCATACCCGATGGAGGTCGCTTCGCTGATTCTCGTCATTAACCTGCCCATTACGATCCGCTTCCGTATGGATGAGAAGCGTTTCGATGTCGACGGCTCGTACAATGCGCGCTACGAAGTCATCAAAAAACGCATCGACAAGGCTTTCATAAAAGGGAGTACGGAGCGCATTACCCAAGAGGGCCGAATCACCATTGTGTATGCCCAGCAGGAAGAAGAGCAGGAGTACAAGCGCTATATCGCATTCCTGCAGCACAAGAAGCGGCTGGGGCCCAAGGTCGAGTTTTTTGAAATCGAGGATTTACAGGGTGTCTCCGGACTGAAAGGCATCAGAGTCGAGGTGCTGTATGACGAAACGGGACAGAAACTGTACAGCTACAATGAATTGCTTAAAGAGATTGAAAGTTAA
- a CDS encoding type I restriction enzyme HsdR N-terminal domain-containing protein yields the protein MQQLNFPTYGFRFKNSENKILIFDPIRKKFVVLTPEEWVRQHVVQFLLLQKKYPHSLVNVEKLLKVNGLTKRYDAVVFHNNGNINILVECKAPEVTITQNTFDQIARYNMVMKADYLMVTNGHNHYFCRMDFEKERYVFLKDLPDFGLKSTAL from the coding sequence ATGCAGCAGCTCAATTTTCCTACTTACGGTTTTCGGTTCAAAAATAGCGAAAATAAGATCTTAATCTTTGACCCGATACGCAAAAAATTCGTGGTACTGACTCCGGAAGAATGGGTACGCCAGCATGTAGTGCAGTTTCTCTTACTCCAAAAAAAATACCCGCATTCCTTAGTCAATGTTGAAAAACTGCTGAAAGTTAATGGATTGACAAAACGCTATGATGCTGTGGTGTTTCACAATAACGGCAATATCAATATACTGGTGGAATGTAAAGCACCTGAAGTCACCATAACACAAAATACCTTCGACCAGATTGCGCGTTATAATATGGTCATGAAAGCCGATTACCTGATGGTGACCAACGGGCATAATCATTACTTTTGTCGCATGGATTTTGAAAAAGAACGTTATGTCTTCCTGAAGGACCTGCCTGATTTTGGACTAAAAAGCACGGCGTTATGA
- a CDS encoding glycosyltransferase family 2 protein produces MTVAVVILNWNGKSLLEQFLPSVVRYSPEAVVYVADNASTDDSLDFVKTYYPSVKIIRNTGNFGFAKGYNEALRFVDEDIYALVNSDIEVTENWLQPILSTFETEKNVAAIQPKIRDYKDKQYFEYAGAGGGFIDKFGYPFCRGRIFDTIETDHGQYDDAKDIFWASGACLFIRKAVYRQLGGFDDSFFAHQEEIDLCWRIFNKGLTIRYIPESTVYHVGGATLQQGNPRKTFLNFRNSLLMLTKNLPRPSLYSVLFQRLLLDAVAAFQFLSKGKLRHFLAIIEAHFSFYGRFGTTLQKREKHQKRDYYAVKSIVKAYYISGKKTFHNLF; encoded by the coding sequence ATGACAGTCGCCGTCGTCATCCTGAACTGGAACGGGAAATCATTACTCGAGCAATTCCTGCCATCGGTCGTCAGATACTCGCCCGAAGCGGTGGTGTATGTGGCGGACAACGCCTCAACTGACGATTCGCTGGATTTTGTAAAAACCTATTACCCTTCGGTCAAAATCATCCGTAACACCGGTAATTTCGGCTTTGCCAAAGGCTATAATGAAGCATTGCGGTTTGTGGACGAGGACATTTATGCTTTGGTCAACTCTGATATTGAAGTTACCGAAAATTGGCTCCAACCCATTTTGAGCACATTTGAGACTGAAAAAAACGTCGCAGCGATTCAACCGAAAATACGCGATTACAAAGACAAACAGTATTTTGAGTACGCTGGCGCCGGTGGTGGATTTATTGATAAATTCGGTTACCCGTTTTGCCGCGGACGCATTTTTGACACCATCGAAACCGACCACGGGCAGTACGACGATGCGAAAGACATTTTCTGGGCATCAGGCGCGTGTCTTTTCATCAGGAAAGCCGTGTACCGGCAGCTTGGTGGTTTCGACGACAGTTTTTTTGCCCATCAGGAAGAAATTGACCTGTGCTGGCGGATTTTCAATAAGGGCCTCACGATCCGTTACATTCCGGAGTCGACGGTTTACCATGTGGGCGGAGCGACGCTACAGCAGGGAAATCCCAGGAAAACTTTTCTCAATTTCCGGAATTCTTTACTGATGCTCACCAAAAACCTTCCCAGGCCATCGCTCTACTCTGTTTTGTTTCAAAGATTGCTTCTTGATGCGGTTGCAGCATTCCAGTTTTTATCCAAGGGGAAGCTCCGCCACTTCCTGGCGATTATCGAAGCGCATTTTTCGTTTTACGGGCGATTTGGTACCACGCTTCAAAAACGGGAAAAGCATCAGAAGCGGGATTATTACGCCGTAAAAAGTATCGTAAAGGCTTACTACATCAGCGGAAAGAAGACCTTTCACAATCTGTTTTAA
- a CDS encoding Crp/Fnr family transcriptional regulator, with amino-acid sequence MYDQIDAAISRYVSFTRDELDIFHSLLQYKKVPRKTIMLREGEKCDFEAFVVSGCIRKYYIDANGFEVILQFAIEDAWVSDVSFSMYETKPSQLYIETLEDCEFLLFTPETKEMLFAKAPKFERAFRILLMRNMAVTQNRLFHTIAKTATEKYLEFIAQYPTIPQRVAQHHIASYLGISAEFLSKIRTKLARK; translated from the coding sequence ATGTACGACCAGATTGACGCCGCCATTTCCAGGTATGTCTCGTTCACCCGTGACGAGCTGGACATCTTCCATTCTTTGCTGCAATACAAAAAAGTGCCGCGCAAGACCATCATGCTGCGTGAGGGTGAAAAGTGCGATTTCGAGGCGTTTGTTGTGAGCGGCTGCATCCGTAAATATTATATTGACGCCAATGGTTTTGAAGTGATCCTGCAATTTGCCATCGAAGATGCATGGGTCAGCGACGTGTCGTTCAGCATGTATGAAACCAAGCCCAGCCAATTGTATATCGAGACACTGGAAGACTGTGAATTCCTGCTGTTTACCCCCGAAACCAAAGAAATGCTTTTTGCGAAGGCCCCGAAGTTCGAGCGCGCTTTCCGCATCCTGTTAATGCGCAATATGGCGGTGACGCAAAACCGGCTCTTTCACACGATTGCCAAAACCGCCACGGAGAAATACCTTGAATTTATTGCACAGTACCCGACCATTCCGCAGCGTGTGGCGCAACATCATATCGCTTCCTACCTGGGGATTTCGGCAGAATTTCTCAGCAAGATCCGTACGAAGCTTGCCCGGAAATGA
- a CDS encoding phosphoribosylaminoimidazolesuccinocarboxamide synthase, whose translation MNNTITRTDFRFPGQQSVYHGKVRDVYNINDELLVMVATDRLSAFDVVMPKGIPFKGQILNQIATRFMELTQDIVPNWLIATPDPNVAVGHLCEPFKVEMVIRGYLSGHAAREYALGKRTLCGVTLPEGLKENDKFPQPIITPTTKADNGEHDMDISREEILSRGIVSEEDYLVLENYTHALFQRGTHIAAGRGLILVDTKYEFGKTRDGKIVLIDEIHTPDSSRYFYGEGYQARQDNNEEQKQLSKEFVRQWLIANGFQGKDGQQIPHMDEAYINSVSERYIELYENILGENFIKADINAISERIEKNVTDFLNK comes from the coding sequence ATGAACAATACGATTACAAGGACGGATTTCCGTTTTCCGGGACAGCAATCCGTTTACCACGGGAAAGTCCGCGATGTGTACAATATCAATGATGAACTTCTGGTCATGGTCGCCACCGACAGGCTTTCGGCGTTTGACGTCGTCATGCCCAAAGGAATTCCTTTTAAAGGACAAATCCTCAACCAGATTGCCACGCGCTTTATGGAGCTTACGCAGGATATCGTGCCAAACTGGCTCATCGCCACACCCGACCCGAATGTTGCCGTCGGGCACTTATGCGAGCCTTTCAAGGTGGAAATGGTCATCCGTGGTTACCTTTCAGGACATGCTGCACGCGAATACGCTTTGGGTAAAAGGACACTTTGCGGAGTGACACTGCCCGAAGGGTTAAAAGAGAATGACAAATTCCCGCAACCGATTATCACGCCAACTACAAAAGCGGATAATGGTGAGCACGATATGGACATTTCGCGTGAGGAAATCCTATCGCGCGGAATCGTTTCAGAAGAAGATTACCTTGTATTGGAAAATTATACACATGCGTTATTCCAACGCGGCACACACATCGCTGCCGGTCGCGGACTCATCCTCGTAGATACCAAATATGAATTTGGGAAAACCAGGGACGGAAAGATTGTGCTGATCGACGAAATTCATACACCCGATTCTTCGCGTTATTTTTATGGTGAAGGCTATCAGGCAAGACAGGACAATAACGAAGAACAGAAGCAACTTTCAAAGGAATTTGTACGGCAATGGCTGATTGCCAATGGTTTCCAGGGTAAAGATGGACAGCAGATTCCGCATATGGATGAAGCCTACATCAATAGTGTTTCGGAAAGATATATTGAGTTGTATGAAAATATCCTTGGCGAAAATTTCATAAAGGCCGATATCAATGCCATTTCGGAGAGGATTGAAAAGAATGTGACCGACTTCCTTAACAAATAG
- a CDS encoding AMP-dependent synthetase/ligase, which yields MTEITRLFDFPYYQLEKHDLKEALVTKYNGVWEATSTREYIAKANAVSRALLRMGVKKDDKIAVISSSNRTEWNIMDIGILQTGAQNVPIYPTISEEDYQYILNHSESKYCFVSDTEVLAKVNQIRANVPSLVNVFCFDRIEGCEHWEQLLELGKNDSNQPEVENIKNTIHTDDLATIIYTSGTTGRPKGVMLSHKNIVANVLGSAPRIPFEEGRSRALSFLPICHIYERMILYIYQYYGVSVYFAESIDKLVDNLKEAQPNVITAVPRLLEKVYDRIYAKGAELTGIKRKLFFWAIDLGLKYEPYGKNGFWYEFQLSIARKLIFSKWKEGLGGKLELMVSGSAALQPRLARVFAAAEIYVMEGYGLTETSPVIAVNDRRNGGFKIGTVGRVIENVEVKIAEDGEILCKGPNVMMGYYKDPEKTAEVLQGDYFHTGDIGIIDEEGFLKITDRKKEMFKTSGGKYIAPQLLENAMKQSRFIEQIMVIGDGEKMPGAFIQPNFDFVKEWARLHNINVGNSHKEIAENPEVIKRIDEEIEALNKKFGNWEQIKRFELTPNVWSIDGGELTPTLKLKRKIVLEKYRDLYQKIYGNG from the coding sequence ATGACAGAAATTACCCGGCTGTTCGATTTTCCGTACTACCAACTTGAAAAGCATGATCTGAAAGAGGCGTTGGTCACCAAATATAACGGTGTCTGGGAAGCAACCTCCACTAGGGAATATATTGCCAAAGCCAATGCCGTATCGCGGGCGCTGCTGCGTATGGGCGTAAAAAAAGACGACAAGATTGCTGTCATTTCTTCGTCAAACCGGACGGAATGGAACATCATGGATATTGGGATTTTACAGACCGGGGCGCAGAACGTCCCAATTTATCCGACGATTTCCGAAGAAGATTACCAATACATCCTAAACCATTCTGAATCAAAATATTGTTTTGTATCTGACACCGAAGTGCTCGCCAAGGTAAACCAGATCAGGGCCAATGTGCCGTCGCTCGTGAATGTCTTCTGCTTTGACCGTATTGAGGGTTGTGAGCATTGGGAGCAATTACTCGAACTTGGAAAAAACGACAGCAATCAGCCTGAGGTGGAAAATATCAAAAATACAATCCATACTGACGACCTTGCTACCATCATTTATACGTCAGGCACCACGGGCAGGCCTAAAGGCGTCATGCTCTCACACAAAAATATCGTAGCCAATGTACTGGGCAGCGCACCCCGGATCCCTTTCGAGGAAGGCCGCAGCCGCGCGCTGAGCTTCCTGCCCATCTGCCATATTTATGAAAGGATGATCCTTTACATCTACCAATATTACGGTGTGTCAGTATATTTCGCTGAATCCATCGACAAGCTTGTGGACAATTTGAAAGAAGCGCAGCCGAATGTAATCACCGCCGTGCCACGGCTTCTTGAAAAGGTATACGACCGGATTTATGCCAAGGGCGCCGAACTGACCGGCATCAAAAGGAAATTGTTCTTCTGGGCCATCGACCTGGGACTGAAATACGAGCCTTACGGCAAAAACGGGTTTTGGTATGAATTCCAGCTTTCGATTGCCAGAAAACTGATTTTCAGTAAATGGAAGGAAGGTCTCGGCGGGAAACTCGAACTTATGGTGTCAGGCAGCGCCGCACTGCAGCCACGTTTGGCGCGTGTTTTCGCTGCTGCAGAAATCTATGTGATGGAAGGCTATGGCCTGACCGAAACCTCACCGGTAATTGCCGTAAATGACAGGCGGAATGGCGGATTTAAAATTGGTACCGTAGGCCGTGTCATTGAAAATGTTGAAGTCAAAATTGCCGAAGACGGAGAAATCCTGTGCAAAGGCCCGAATGTGATGATGGGCTATTATAAAGATCCTGAAAAAACTGCGGAAGTCCTGCAGGGCGATTATTTCCATACCGGTGATATCGGTATTATTGATGAAGAGGGTTTCCTGAAAATCACCGACCGTAAGAAAGAGATGTTCAAGACTTCCGGAGGAAAATACATTGCACCGCAATTGCTTGAGAATGCCATGAAACAATCCCGTTTTATCGAACAGATTATGGTTATCGGCGATGGCGAAAAGATGCCGGGCGCATTCATACAGCCCAATTTTGACTTCGTAAAGGAATGGGCGAGATTGCACAATATCAACGTAGGCAATTCACATAAAGAGATTGCCGAAAACCCTGAGGTGATCAAACGCATCGATGAGGAAATCGAAGCACTCAATAAGAAATTCGGGAATTGGGAACAAATCAAGCGTTTCGAGCTTACGCCAAATGTATGGTCGATAGACGGCGGGGAGCTCACCCCTACCCTAAAGCTGAAACGCAAAATCGTATTGGAAAAATACCGCGATTTGTACCAAAAGATTTATGGTAATGGTTGA